In Thermus islandicus DSM 21543, a genomic segment contains:
- a CDS encoding transposase family protein — translation MTLPEALSQVPDPRARNRQYPLWGLLALILVAFLSRVDSLRGVERFAR, via the coding sequence ATGACCCTGCCTGAAGCCCTATCCCAGGTCCCAGACCCCCGGGCTCGCAACCGGCAGTACCCCCTTTGGGGTCTTCTGGCCCTCATCCTGGTGGCTTTCCTTTCCCGCGTGGACTCCCTGCGCGGCGTGGAACGCTTCGCCCGC